One part of the Brevundimonas subvibrioides ATCC 15264 genome encodes these proteins:
- a CDS encoding potassium-transporting ATPase subunit F, with product MLLNLLWGAGAVVVALYMIVALVRPERF from the coding sequence ATGCTGCTGAACCTCCTGTGGGGTGCCGGCGCGGTCGTCGTCGCCCTGTATATGATCGTGGCGCTCGTGCGCCCCGAGCGGTTCTGA
- the kdpA gene encoding potassium-transporting ATPase subunit KdpA: MTLQGWAEIALTLGLSVALGWPLGLYLSRVWNGERTWLDPVLRPVEKVFYGLAGVNPDRSQGWVGYAGALVVFNAMGFGLLYAILRLQGGLPLNPQGFEGVSPHLAFNTAISFVTNTNWQSYGGETTLSTFTQMVGLTVQNFLSAATGAAIAAALARAFVASRGEGVGNFWADMTRTTLYLLLPASIVLAVLLAGLGVAQSLAASATATTLEGADQTIALFPVASQLAIKMLGINGGGVFNVNSAHPLENPSALTNLITAVSINVLGWAAFFAFGRSVMAKKEVRALVLAGLILLGGLTAAMYVAESQPAPALQAAGISQPVNMEGKETRFGIASSVAWAAQTTGASNGSVNAMHASFMPLSGGIQMFLMQLGEILPGGIGSGIALMVVMAILSVFVAGLMVGRTPEYLGKKIEAREIQYAMIGLLAMPAAILGFGAVAAVYPEALTGLLNAGPHGLSEILYAYTSAAANNGSAFAGLTANAPWWNTTLGIGMLLGRFVPAVAVLAIAGSLVAKPKLAPSAGTLPTDGGLFIGLLIGVILILGGLQFFPALALGPIVEHFQMLAAAARS, from the coding sequence ATGACCCTTCAAGGCTGGGCGGAAATCGCCCTCACCCTGGGCCTGTCGGTCGCGCTCGGCTGGCCGCTCGGGCTCTATCTGTCGCGCGTCTGGAACGGCGAGCGCACCTGGCTCGACCCCGTCCTGCGTCCCGTCGAAAAGGTCTTCTACGGCCTGGCGGGCGTGAACCCGGACAGGAGCCAGGGCTGGGTCGGCTATGCCGGCGCCCTGGTCGTCTTCAACGCCATGGGCTTCGGGCTTCTGTATGCCATCCTGCGTCTGCAGGGCGGCCTGCCGCTGAACCCCCAGGGCTTCGAGGGCGTCTCGCCCCATCTGGCCTTCAACACCGCCATCAGCTTCGTCACCAACACCAACTGGCAGAGCTATGGCGGGGAGACGACCCTGTCGACCTTCACCCAGATGGTCGGTCTGACGGTCCAGAACTTCCTGTCCGCCGCGACCGGGGCCGCCATCGCCGCTGCCCTGGCCCGGGCCTTCGTGGCCAGTCGCGGCGAGGGGGTCGGCAACTTCTGGGCCGACATGACCCGGACGACCCTGTATCTGCTGCTGCCCGCCTCGATCGTCCTGGCCGTCCTCCTGGCCGGTCTGGGCGTGGCCCAGTCGCTGGCGGCCTCGGCGACCGCGACGACGCTGGAAGGCGCGGATCAGACGATCGCCCTGTTCCCGGTCGCCAGCCAACTGGCCATCAAGATGCTGGGCATCAACGGCGGCGGCGTCTTCAACGTGAACTCCGCCCACCCGCTCGAGAACCCCTCGGCCCTGACCAACCTGATCACGGCCGTGTCGATCAATGTCCTCGGCTGGGCCGCATTCTTCGCCTTCGGCCGCAGCGTGATGGCGAAGAAGGAGGTCCGCGCCCTGGTCCTGGCCGGCCTGATCCTGCTGGGCGGCCTGACCGCCGCGATGTACGTCGCCGAAAGCCAGCCCGCGCCTGCGCTGCAGGCCGCCGGCATCAGCCAGCCCGTGAACATGGAGGGCAAGGAGACACGCTTCGGCATCGCCTCTTCCGTCGCCTGGGCGGCTCAGACGACCGGGGCGTCCAACGGCTCGGTCAATGCGATGCACGCCAGCTTCATGCCCCTGTCGGGCGGCATCCAGATGTTCCTGATGCAGCTGGGCGAGATCCTGCCCGGCGGGATCGGCTCCGGCATCGCCCTGATGGTCGTCATGGCCATCCTGTCGGTCTTCGTGGCCGGTCTGATGGTCGGACGGACGCCCGAGTATCTCGGCAAGAAGATCGAGGCGCGCGAGATCCAGTACGCCATGATCGGCCTGCTCGCGATGCCGGCCGCCATCCTCGGCTTCGGGGCCGTCGCCGCCGTCTATCCGGAGGCGCTGACGGGGCTGCTCAACGCCGGGCCGCACGGCCTGTCGGAGATCCTGTACGCCTACACCTCGGCGGCGGCGAACAACGGCTCGGCCTTTGCCGGTCTGACCGCCAACGCCCCCTGGTGGAACACGACGCTCGGCATCGGCATGCTGCTGGGGCGGTTCGTGCCCGCCGTGGCGGTGCTGGCGATCGCCGGATCGCTGGTGGCCAAGCCGAAGCTGGCACCCTCCGCCGGCACCCTGCCGACCGACGGCGGCCTGTTCATCGGCCTGCTGATCGGCGTCATCCTCATCCTGGGCGGACTGCAGTTCTTCCCCGCCCTCGCCCTTGGACCCATCGTCGAGCATTTCCAGATGCTCGCCGCTGCGGCCCGGTCGTGA